The following proteins are encoded in a genomic region of Sorangiineae bacterium MSr12523:
- a CDS encoding radical SAM protein yields the protein MESLANRRAAYAVWELTLKCNLACGHCGSRAGARRDDELSTEEALDLVRQLAEAGITEVTIEGGEAFLRADWLTIARAITDHGMFCSMVTGGYGISRETARRMKEAGIGAVSVSVDGLEATHDRIRGRQGSFRFCFESLGHFEAVGLESNANTQINRLSAPELPELYERLRDAGIQAWQIQFTTPMGNAADRAWLLLQPAELDDVYRMLARIGRRAQAEGQVVLVPGNNIGYFGPYDATIFAANGGRKWFGCTAGLAVLGIHADGSIKGCPTLPSEYIGGNVREKSLDEILESRELTFNMGAGTPEGMSHLWGFCQTCPHARSCRGGCSQTATVVLGRRGNNPYCHSRALDLRKRGLRERVVPRLLAIGKPFDHGAFQLIEEPLDAPWPPDDPHHFTSERVAWPPGWEAWAC from the coding sequence ATGGAATCGCTCGCAAATCGCCGCGCCGCGTATGCGGTGTGGGAATTGACACTCAAGTGCAACCTCGCCTGCGGCCATTGCGGATCCCGCGCCGGCGCGCGGCGTGACGACGAGCTGTCCACCGAGGAGGCCCTCGACTTGGTCCGTCAATTGGCCGAGGCGGGCATCACCGAGGTGACCATCGAGGGGGGCGAGGCCTTCCTCCGCGCCGATTGGCTCACGATTGCGCGGGCGATTACCGATCATGGCATGTTCTGTTCGATGGTGACGGGCGGTTATGGCATTTCGCGCGAGACCGCCCGTCGCATGAAAGAGGCGGGCATCGGCGCCGTCTCCGTGTCCGTCGATGGCCTCGAGGCGACGCATGACCGCATTCGAGGGCGCCAAGGCTCGTTTCGATTCTGCTTCGAGTCACTCGGGCATTTCGAGGCCGTCGGGCTCGAATCGAATGCCAATACGCAGATCAATCGCCTCTCGGCGCCGGAGCTGCCCGAGCTCTACGAGAGGCTGCGCGATGCGGGCATCCAGGCCTGGCAAATCCAATTTACGACGCCCATGGGAAATGCCGCCGACCGGGCCTGGCTGCTCCTTCAACCGGCGGAGCTCGATGATGTGTACCGCATGCTGGCCCGCATCGGCCGGCGTGCCCAGGCCGAAGGGCAGGTGGTGCTGGTGCCGGGAAACAACATCGGTTACTTCGGGCCGTACGACGCGACGATCTTCGCTGCGAACGGCGGACGCAAATGGTTCGGATGCACGGCGGGGCTCGCCGTATTGGGGATTCACGCCGATGGATCCATCAAGGGCTGCCCCACACTTCCGTCGGAATACATCGGCGGGAACGTCCGCGAGAAGAGCTTGGACGAGATTCTCGAGTCGCGCGAGCTGACGTTCAATATGGGCGCCGGGACGCCGGAAGGCATGTCGCATCTCTGGGGCTTTTGCCAAACGTGCCCGCACGCCCGAAGCTGCCGCGGGGGCTGCAGCCAAACGGCTACCGTGGTGCTCGGGCGGCGTGGGAACAATCCGTATTGCCACTCGCGCGCGCTCGACCTTCGAAAGCGCGGCCTTCGCGAGCGCGTGGTGCCGCGGCTGCTCGCGATTGGCAAGCCGTTCGATCACGGGGCCTTCCAGCTGATCGAGGAACCGCTCGATGCGCCGTGGCCGCCGGACGATCCGCATCATTTCACCTCCGAGCGCGTCGCATGGCCGCCGGGGTGGGAAGCGTGGGCATGCTAG
- a CDS encoding SDR family NAD(P)-dependent oxidoreductase, which yields MKKPVCAVVGIGPGNGAAFVRRFVEEGYAVAALSRSASASEATDGLPDAHAYTCDVTDPAAVQAAFDRVTAELGDVSVLVYNAGSGVWGTIEELTPADFEASWRVNALGAFVVSQKVIPAMKRAGRGNIVFIGATASRRGVAKTAVFAPAKAAQRSLAESMARHLWPAGIHVSLVVIDGVIDSPRVRARMPNQPADFFLNPDDIADAVVRLTEQPKSAWSFEIEVRPFGEKW from the coding sequence ATGAAGAAGCCCGTTTGCGCCGTCGTGGGAATTGGGCCCGGAAATGGAGCCGCGTTCGTTCGTCGCTTCGTCGAGGAAGGGTACGCCGTGGCCGCGCTTTCCAGGAGCGCCTCGGCGAGCGAGGCGACGGACGGCCTTCCTGACGCGCACGCGTACACGTGCGACGTGACGGATCCTGCTGCGGTGCAAGCCGCGTTCGATCGCGTGACGGCGGAACTCGGGGACGTATCCGTGCTCGTCTACAATGCCGGCTCCGGCGTGTGGGGCACCATCGAAGAGCTCACGCCGGCGGACTTCGAGGCGTCGTGGCGCGTGAATGCGCTCGGCGCCTTCGTCGTTTCGCAGAAGGTGATTCCGGCGATGAAGCGCGCCGGCCGTGGCAACATCGTATTCATCGGTGCTACGGCCTCGCGCCGGGGCGTGGCCAAAACGGCGGTCTTCGCACCGGCCAAGGCCGCGCAACGCAGCCTTGCCGAATCCATGGCGCGCCATTTGTGGCCCGCGGGCATTCACGTGTCGCTCGTGGTGATCGACGGCGTGATCGACTCGCCGCGTGTGCGGGCGCGCATGCCGAACCAGCCGGCGGACTTCTTCTTGAATCCCGACGACATCGCCGATGCCGTGGTCCGCCTCACCGAGCAGCCGAAATCGGCCTGGTCGTTCGAGATCGAGGTTCGCCCCTTCGGCGAGAAGTGGTAA
- a CDS encoding M20/M25/M40 family metallo-hydrolase has translation MTRCAFLGLLSLLGCAACAGSSSSPPPAKVTASTAPAQEPPAPAPPPPAKPEPPRPLAEETRAVLEQLVAVDTSHGNESAALKPIAERFRAAGLSGVQLLESAPGRGNLVARYKGNGTKRPLLLIAHVDVVPVEGQPWTVPPFQVTEKDGFLWGRGINDDKAMAAAIVAIALELAHSKPVLSRDVIFALTAGEETGGLAGAKWLAQNHEDLITSEIALNELGSVRLSDDQEKVVLVTAGVAEKTIQTYHLVTKGKGGHSSLPPVDADPVATLSRALLKVSQHRFPARILPVTREQFAGEAPLLAKPLSDVLKRIASSGRIGPDDERVLSKDTFYNALTRTTCVTTQLQAAPQDNVLPTTAEANINCRLLPDETREQLLETLKKIVGDPAVDITPAADYGYGPYSPADGIVPAAIKRIAGKTWPGVPVVGAMGTGATDSRHLRAIGIAAYGVSVSPISKKESLSGHGAHGPDERRPTKWLADGARYLHDLTMDLAK, from the coding sequence ATGACGCGCTGCGCTTTCCTGGGCCTCCTCTCACTCCTCGGGTGCGCCGCGTGCGCGGGATCGAGCTCCTCACCGCCGCCGGCGAAGGTCACCGCCTCGACCGCGCCGGCCCAAGAGCCACCAGCACCCGCACCACCGCCGCCGGCGAAACCCGAGCCTCCGCGACCGCTCGCCGAAGAGACGCGCGCCGTGCTCGAGCAGCTCGTGGCCGTCGACACGAGCCACGGCAATGAAAGCGCTGCCCTCAAGCCCATCGCCGAGCGCTTTCGCGCGGCGGGTCTCAGCGGCGTGCAGCTTCTGGAGAGCGCCCCTGGACGCGGCAACCTGGTCGCTCGCTACAAGGGAAATGGCACGAAGCGGCCGCTGCTCTTGATTGCCCACGTCGATGTCGTCCCCGTCGAGGGCCAGCCCTGGACCGTGCCTCCGTTTCAAGTCACCGAGAAGGACGGCTTTCTCTGGGGCCGCGGCATCAACGACGACAAAGCCATGGCGGCCGCCATCGTGGCCATTGCCCTGGAGCTCGCGCACAGCAAGCCGGTGCTCTCGCGCGATGTGATCTTCGCCTTGACCGCGGGCGAGGAGACCGGCGGCCTGGCCGGCGCCAAGTGGCTCGCGCAAAACCACGAGGACCTCATCACCTCGGAAATTGCCCTGAACGAGCTGGGGAGCGTGCGCCTTTCGGATGATCAGGAAAAGGTGGTCCTGGTGACCGCCGGCGTCGCCGAAAAGACGATTCAGACGTACCACCTCGTGACCAAGGGCAAGGGCGGGCATTCGTCGTTGCCGCCCGTCGATGCCGATCCGGTCGCCACCTTGTCGCGTGCGCTGCTCAAGGTCTCGCAACATCGGTTTCCTGCGCGCATCCTGCCCGTGACCCGCGAACAATTCGCCGGCGAGGCGCCGCTGCTCGCAAAGCCGCTCTCCGACGTGTTGAAGCGCATCGCGAGCTCGGGGCGCATCGGGCCGGACGACGAGCGCGTGCTCTCGAAAGATACGTTCTACAATGCGCTGACGCGAACGACGTGCGTGACCACGCAGCTCCAAGCCGCACCGCAGGACAACGTGCTCCCGACGACCGCGGAGGCGAACATCAATTGCCGGCTTTTGCCCGATGAGACACGCGAGCAATTGCTGGAGACGTTGAAGAAGATCGTGGGAGATCCCGCGGTCGACATCACGCCGGCCGCGGACTACGGCTACGGCCCCTACTCGCCCGCCGACGGCATCGTGCCCGCCGCGATCAAGCGCATTGCGGGCAAGACCTGGCCGGGCGTGCCCGTCGTCGGTGCTATGGGTACCGGCGCCACGGATTCACGCCACCTGCGCGCCATCGGCATTGCCGCCTACGGCGTGAGCGTGAGCCCCATTTCGAAAAAGGAGTCGCTCTCCGGCCACGGCGCCCACGGCCCCGACGAACGACGCCCCACGAAATGGCTCGCCGACGGCGCGCGCTATTTGCACGATCTCACGATGGATCTCGCCAAATAG
- a CDS encoding NAD(P)-dependent oxidoreductase, translating into MATSLKGKTLFITGASRGIGKAIGLRAARDGANVVIAAKTAEPHAKLPGTIYTAAEEIEKAGGRALPLVVDVRAEDQIAAAVKQAVDTFGGIDILVNNASAISLTGTLATPMKRYDLMHQINTRGTYACSQACIPHLLKAQNPHILNLSPPLNMEAKWFGPHVAYTMAKFGMSMCVLGMAEEFKSQGIAVNALWPRTVIATAAVQNLLGGDETIRGSRSPDIMADAAYVILTKPSRQFTGHFCVDDEVLASAGVTDLSKYAMTPGADLIPDFFI; encoded by the coding sequence ATGGCGACATCCCTCAAAGGCAAAACGCTTTTCATTACCGGTGCGAGCCGGGGCATCGGCAAAGCCATCGGCCTTCGCGCAGCGCGCGACGGCGCCAACGTGGTCATCGCGGCCAAGACCGCCGAGCCGCATGCCAAGCTGCCCGGCACCATTTATACGGCTGCCGAGGAAATCGAGAAGGCCGGAGGGCGCGCCCTTCCCCTCGTCGTCGACGTTCGCGCCGAAGATCAGATTGCGGCCGCCGTGAAGCAGGCCGTCGACACGTTTGGTGGCATCGACATCCTGGTCAACAATGCCAGCGCCATCAGCCTGACGGGGACGCTCGCCACGCCGATGAAGCGCTACGATTTGATGCACCAGATCAACACGCGCGGCACGTACGCCTGTTCGCAAGCGTGCATTCCGCACCTGCTCAAGGCGCAAAACCCGCACATTTTGAACCTTTCGCCGCCCCTCAACATGGAGGCCAAGTGGTTCGGCCCGCACGTGGCCTACACCATGGCCAAATTCGGTATGAGCATGTGCGTCCTCGGCATGGCCGAGGAGTTCAAATCGCAAGGCATCGCCGTCAACGCGCTCTGGCCGCGCACGGTCATCGCCACGGCGGCGGTGCAAAATCTGCTCGGCGGCGACGAGACCATCCGCGGCAGCCGCAGCCCCGACATCATGGCCGATGCCGCCTACGTCATCCTCACCAAACCGAGCCGCCAATTCACCGGCCATTTCTGCGTCGACGACGAGGTGCTCGCCTCCGCCGGGGTCACCGATCTTTCGAAATACGCCATGACCCCCGGCGCCGACCTCATTCCCGACTTCTTCATTTAG
- a CDS encoding zinc-dependent metalloprotease — protein sequence MSKIRFARHLVFPVLVAAVGCASESSPQSNDSEALQQGQAFVPISRTLASADTTSVTGLKLQSVPNGSGKESFYLAINKKELNRRYFLSAYMKQAYPGSVGAGAASSLGTRVVTFREQNGKLFVFDAQDGRASSDTFDPSLIIEAYPVVDHYAPFLGLSGHDDYLLFDPAAGLNRFGVVSDFYASSTETPLHFQVDLSYLQNFRRINDGTTFEQVFTGAVNDTLQADQPGPANWYTASGTLGIALRRYAEGEGFQPFDANSTSREYYFRADPLLEKNTGETLSRAIKWNIHPGMKPIKWVISDQFAEVAKQYPKYDIVGAIKAGIENWNAVFGFKAFEASVATPQDSYADDDKNYFIYDGDPTYGYAFANWRLNPNSGEIRGASVYFNAIWLQGAIDEFDPQPDSASRAAARASQTRPHVPQITWGQFRSKPLCTLWEPGAGSARDALRAEGVQPAADGARNVEKFLTHVAVHEVGHTLGLRHNFKGSLLPLPQQSSVMEYILDPDAVAGGRDLPGPYDYDAIRLLYGLSTSEPSQAFCTDDDTTVDPDCATFDRSDDPLGKYWGPAYNTLLGRVLRNEDPEGAYLRSINRFYLGGAAGFLRAGTPVEQARGWSQLDQLLAVGVDHTADNSKYPGYTDRLSAFQNYLLNRLFFDPENVRGDITNDPVLTGDALAAVITSLKGVIVNSDGYRAWATRRTSVDVLKKLQVQPAYDALLASRASLAASRPSLPAGSSEAALADDLIARIDNATHPYYK from the coding sequence ATGTCGAAAATTCGCTTTGCGAGGCACCTCGTATTTCCGGTGCTGGTCGCCGCCGTTGGTTGCGCGAGTGAAAGCTCGCCCCAAAGCAACGATTCGGAGGCCCTTCAACAGGGGCAAGCCTTCGTTCCCATCTCGCGCACCCTCGCGAGCGCGGACACGACGAGCGTGACGGGGCTGAAGCTGCAGTCCGTCCCGAATGGGAGCGGCAAAGAATCGTTTTACCTGGCCATCAACAAAAAGGAGCTGAATCGCCGGTATTTCCTGTCCGCGTACATGAAGCAGGCGTACCCGGGATCCGTCGGCGCGGGGGCCGCAAGCTCGCTGGGAACGCGCGTGGTCACGTTCCGCGAGCAGAATGGAAAGCTCTTCGTGTTCGACGCCCAGGATGGCCGCGCGTCCAGTGACACGTTCGACCCCTCACTGATCATCGAGGCGTATCCGGTCGTCGACCATTATGCACCCTTCCTCGGCCTTTCGGGACACGACGATTACCTGCTTTTCGATCCCGCGGCCGGTCTGAATCGATTTGGCGTGGTATCGGATTTTTATGCAAGTAGTACGGAGACCCCTCTCCATTTCCAGGTAGACCTTTCGTACCTGCAGAATTTCCGGCGTATCAACGACGGCACGACCTTCGAGCAGGTATTCACCGGTGCAGTGAACGATACCTTACAGGCAGATCAACCTGGGCCCGCGAACTGGTATACGGCTTCCGGCACCTTGGGGATTGCCTTGCGGCGCTACGCCGAGGGCGAAGGGTTTCAGCCTTTCGATGCCAACAGCACGTCGCGTGAATACTATTTCCGCGCGGATCCTCTTCTGGAGAAGAACACGGGGGAGACGCTCAGCCGCGCCATCAAGTGGAACATCCACCCGGGCATGAAGCCCATCAAGTGGGTCATTTCCGACCAATTTGCCGAGGTGGCCAAGCAGTATCCGAAATACGATATCGTCGGCGCCATCAAGGCGGGCATCGAGAACTGGAACGCGGTCTTCGGGTTCAAGGCCTTCGAGGCCAGCGTCGCCACCCCACAGGACTCGTACGCGGACGACGACAAGAATTACTTCATTTACGATGGGGATCCCACCTACGGGTATGCCTTCGCCAACTGGCGGCTCAACCCGAACAGCGGAGAAATCCGCGGGGCGAGCGTTTACTTCAACGCGATTTGGCTGCAAGGGGCCATCGACGAGTTCGACCCGCAGCCCGATTCTGCATCCCGCGCGGCAGCGCGTGCGTCGCAGACCCGTCCCCACGTTCCGCAGATCACCTGGGGGCAGTTCCGATCGAAGCCCTTGTGCACGCTCTGGGAGCCGGGTGCGGGCTCGGCGCGGGATGCCCTTCGGGCCGAGGGCGTGCAGCCAGCGGCAGACGGGGCGCGCAACGTGGAGAAGTTCCTCACGCACGTGGCGGTTCACGAGGTTGGCCACACCCTCGGCCTTCGCCACAACTTCAAGGGCTCGCTCCTGCCGTTGCCGCAGCAAAGCTCCGTGATGGAGTATATCCTCGATCCGGACGCGGTGGCCGGCGGTCGCGACCTTCCCGGGCCCTACGACTACGATGCGATCCGTCTGCTGTATGGGCTCTCGACGAGTGAGCCGTCGCAGGCTTTCTGCACCGACGACGACACCACAGTTGACCCCGATTGCGCGACGTTCGACCGCAGCGACGACCCGTTGGGCAAGTACTGGGGCCCCGCCTACAACACGCTGCTCGGGCGCGTGCTGCGCAATGAGGACCCGGAGGGCGCGTACCTGCGCAGCATCAATCGGTTCTACCTCGGCGGTGCAGCGGGCTTCCTTCGCGCGGGCACGCCGGTCGAGCAGGCGCGCGGATGGTCGCAGCTCGACCAGCTCTTGGCCGTCGGCGTCGATCACACCGCGGACAACTCGAAGTACCCGGGTTACACGGATCGGTTGAGCGCGTTTCAGAATTACTTGCTCAATCGCCTCTTCTTCGACCCGGAGAACGTGCGCGGCGACATCACGAACGATCCCGTCCTGACCGGCGATGCCCTGGCCGCCGTCATCACCTCGCTGAAAGGCGTCATCGTCAACAGCGACGGCTATCGCGCATGGGCGACGCGCCGCACCTCGGTCGACGTGCTGAAGAAGCTGCAAGTGCAGCCGGCGTACGACGCGTTGCTCGCCTCCCGGGCCTCACTCGCGGCGTCGCGTCCGAGCCTGCCGGCGGGCAGCAGCGAAGCGGCGTTGGCCGACGACCTGATCGCACGGATCGATAACGCCACGCACCCGTACTACAAGTAA
- a CDS encoding alpha/beta fold hydrolase gives MHLFPNRREWAEAGSNVRERLFRGHIADLRPQQPGAILAEGPQRTVWRYHRTAPARGRPVLLVPPLAAPALCFDLRRGCSVAEHMIASGRPTYLVDYGAISFGDRHLGLEHWVRDVLPEAVRSVSADAGGEPVQLVGWCLGGIMSVVMAAEHSELPIASIALVASPFDFSQVPLIAPLRPLFEMTDGAIGRVFYRTFGGAPARLVQAAYQFAGLEKYLTKPLAIVRNLDDREFLAQIEAVDRFMSNMLAYPGRTFGQLYHHILGANALAEGRMTLAGQTIDIRSVLVPLLNIAGEGDGIAPKAAVHHLGRLIPSTQLETCPGGHLGVLTGRAARHTTWAVIDAFLDRTK, from the coding sequence GTGCACCTTTTTCCGAATCGTCGTGAATGGGCTGAGGCCGGAAGCAATGTTCGCGAGCGGCTCTTTCGCGGGCACATCGCCGATCTGCGTCCTCAACAACCCGGAGCGATCCTCGCCGAGGGTCCGCAGCGCACCGTGTGGCGTTACCATCGCACGGCGCCGGCGCGCGGGCGTCCCGTGCTTCTCGTTCCGCCGCTCGCGGCCCCCGCGCTCTGTTTCGATCTGCGCCGCGGCTGCAGTGTGGCCGAGCACATGATTGCGTCGGGCCGTCCGACGTACCTCGTCGACTACGGGGCCATCTCTTTCGGTGACCGCCATCTCGGCCTCGAACATTGGGTGCGCGACGTGCTGCCGGAGGCGGTGCGCTCGGTGAGTGCCGACGCCGGCGGCGAGCCCGTGCAGTTGGTGGGCTGGTGTCTCGGCGGCATCATGTCGGTGGTGATGGCCGCCGAACACTCGGAGTTGCCCATCGCGAGCATCGCGTTGGTGGCGAGCCCCTTCGACTTTTCCCAGGTGCCGCTCATTGCACCTTTGCGTCCGTTGTTCGAGATGACCGACGGTGCGATTGGACGCGTGTTCTACCGCACCTTTGGCGGCGCCCCCGCGCGCCTCGTCCAAGCGGCATATCAATTCGCGGGCCTCGAGAAGTACCTCACCAAGCCGCTCGCGATCGTGCGCAACCTGGACGACCGCGAATTCCTCGCCCAAATCGAGGCGGTCGATCGATTCATGAGCAACATGCTGGCCTATCCCGGGCGCACCTTCGGCCAGCTCTATCACCATATCCTCGGCGCAAACGCCCTCGCCGAGGGACGAATGACCCTCGCCGGGCAAACCATCGACATTCGCTCCGTCCTGGTCCCCCTGTTGAACATCGCCGGCGAGGGCGATGGCATCGCGCCCAAAGCCGCAGTCCACCACCTCGGCCGATTGATCCCGAGCACCCAGCTCGAAACATGCCCCGGCGGCCACCTCGGAGTGCTCACCGGCCGTGCCGCAAGGCACACGACCTGGGCCGTCATCGACGCCTTTCTCGATCGAACGAAATGA
- a CDS encoding class I SAM-dependent methyltransferase — MKDETPYDRLPYTDHAYAESHPNRLAVVARLSGWVAPELAAARILEIGCARGGNLLPMAMSLPGAALVGIDPSQRQVDEALRIAGEAQLPNVRVLHTGFETAELEPGSFDYVLCHGLYSWIAVESRRALLRAIGQWLAPGGVAYVSFNTLPGWYERMAAKDWLRRAPSDEALASLGWLREQVSPELATYRYGLSRVLERLHETDPAYLVHEYLSEEHHPEYVGTFLAEAAEAGLAYLGDAIPQNVALELLPDDVGARVRELEVATTQETIDFVKGTSFRRALLVRAEACAERGWRWPKRLDPAAIGSLRIASRLREESPGSDFFRGARESVQVPDPAARAALRELQRVAPRSLAFQELPGADPALASELFDVWLATGELDLYAHAPPMAQSAGEHPEAPPLVRLQAAHAGDATITNLWHQEVRLLEPLVRFVLARLDGTRTAPQLVREAERAGLLADEASVRIAMDLLAASALLSR, encoded by the coding sequence GTGAAGGACGAAACGCCGTACGACCGACTTCCGTATACGGATCATGCCTACGCGGAGTCGCACCCCAATCGGCTCGCGGTGGTGGCCCGGCTGTCGGGGTGGGTTGCGCCGGAGCTCGCGGCGGCGCGCATTCTCGAGATAGGGTGTGCGCGCGGCGGGAACTTGTTGCCCATGGCGATGAGCCTTCCCGGTGCGGCGCTGGTGGGCATCGATCCCTCGCAGCGGCAGGTGGACGAGGCTCTGCGCATCGCGGGCGAGGCGCAGTTGCCCAACGTCCGCGTGCTGCACACGGGGTTCGAGACGGCGGAGCTCGAGCCGGGCTCGTTCGACTACGTGCTCTGCCATGGACTCTATTCGTGGATCGCCGTGGAGTCGCGCCGTGCGCTGCTTCGTGCCATCGGGCAATGGCTCGCGCCCGGCGGCGTCGCGTACGTGAGCTTCAACACGTTGCCCGGGTGGTACGAGCGCATGGCGGCGAAGGATTGGCTGCGGCGTGCGCCGTCGGACGAGGCACTTGCATCGCTGGGGTGGCTGCGGGAGCAGGTTTCCCCGGAGTTGGCCACGTACCGGTACGGCCTTTCGCGCGTGCTGGAGCGCCTGCACGAGACGGATCCCGCGTACCTGGTGCACGAGTACCTCTCGGAGGAGCACCACCCCGAATACGTGGGCACGTTCCTCGCGGAGGCCGCAGAGGCGGGCCTTGCGTACTTGGGGGATGCCATTCCGCAGAACGTCGCGCTCGAGCTTCTGCCGGACGATGTGGGGGCGCGGGTGCGCGAGCTCGAGGTGGCCACCACGCAAGAGACCATCGACTTCGTCAAGGGCACCTCCTTTCGCCGCGCGCTGCTCGTGCGCGCGGAGGCGTGTGCGGAACGTGGGTGGCGCTGGCCGAAGCGACTCGACCCTGCGGCCATCGGTTCGCTTCGCATCGCGAGCCGGCTGCGCGAAGAGTCACCGGGCAGCGACTTTTTCCGCGGTGCCCGCGAGAGCGTGCAGGTTCCCGACCCCGCGGCGCGTGCCGCATTGCGGGAGCTCCAGCGCGTGGCGCCGCGCTCGCTCGCGTTTCAAGAGCTGCCGGGGGCAGACCCGGCGCTGGCGTCCGAGTTGTTCGACGTGTGGCTCGCGACGGGCGAGCTCGATCTGTACGCGCACGCACCGCCCATGGCACAGAGCGCCGGCGAGCATCCCGAGGCCCCGCCGCTGGTGCGCTTGCAGGCGGCGCACGCGGGCGATGCGACGATCACGAACCTCTGGCACCAAGAGGTGCGTCTGCTGGAGCCGCTCGTGCGCTTCGTGTTGGCGCGGCTCGATGGAACTCGAACGGCGCCACAACTCGTGCGCGAGGCCGAGCGCGCGGGCTTGCTCGCGGACGAGGCATCGGTGCGCATCGCGATGGACCTCTTGGCCGCGTCCGCGCTGCTTTCGCGATGA